GCCGCGTGTGGTGGTCCCATCGAGGAGGAGTCCGTGACGGAGGTGGCGTCGACCGAGCAGGCCCTCCGGATGTGCAACTTGCAGGGCCAGTGCGGCACCAACGAGGTGTGCGTCGGTGGCCCCGGTGGCACCTGTTACCCTTGCAGCCGGTACCCGCAGTACTGTGACCTCGCCAGGTAGCGGGTCCAGTCCGAGCGGGGCCCTCCCTGGTGGGGGCCTCGCTACGCGGTCGCGCGCGTGGGCAACTCCTGGTGGGTCCTTTCTCCCTTCCAACGCGCCAGCCCGACCACGACCAGCGCGAGAATCAAGACACTGATGGCGGAGCCTTCGAGGCCAAAGTCGCCCCCGGTCAACCATGTGGGCTTGCCATGGAGTACCGGGGTCCACCATCCCTTGGAGGCGTTACCACTCACACCGAATCCCAGGCTACCCTGCGCCCAGTTCCATCCCATATGCACCCCGATCGGGAGTGCCAGGCGACCTGTGCGCAGGTAGCAATAGCCCAACATCCAACCCGCCAGGAAGATGTTGAGCATCGCCAGGACCCTGACGCTTCCATCCATGGCTGGGTCGAAAGGGTGCGCGAGGGCGAAGATCGTGGCGAACACGAGCTGGGACCAGAGCGGGCCCATCCCCCTGATGGCCCGCTGGAACGCATAGCCGTGAAAGAGCGTCTCCTCGAAGAGCGCGACGGCGAGCATCGTCCCCGCACCCTTCAGGAGATTCGAGGCGGCGCCATCTGGCGTCCGCACCAGATGAAAACCGTCGAGCAGCCAGACGCCCAAGGCCGTCAGACCCACGAGACCTGCTCCGCCGACCAACCCGAGTCCAAAGTCACGACCTGAAGCCTTGCTGATGGCGAAGCCCTGGGCGGCAAGGGACGTGCGCTCCAGGCGCGAACATACCCAGGTCGGGACAAACGCTCCCAGGAATGCGAGAACCACCTCCGGCACGAATGGCCTCACGGTGTCAGGCAACATCCTGCGGATGAAGATCAGGCCGACCACGAAGAGGGCCGTCATGAAGAAATAGCCAAGAATCTTCCAGCCGTTGCGCAAGCTGTTTTCGGCATTGAAAAATAGAGATTTCATGATTGTCATTCTTACGGACGGGGGCGTCAGGGCTTGCGTGGCTTGCGACGGATTCCCCGGGTCCTGGCGGGTGCCTCGGTGCTGGACCGAGGCTGTTGGGAGGAGGGGTGATCCGCCATCCGGGCGCGCGCCTCGGCGATACGTTCGCCGAACGGCTTCACCTCGAGCGCGGCGATGGCCGTCTCCAGCGTCAGCGAAAGGGGAGTGGGCAGCTCGGCATCCAGATCGGCTGCGGCGCCCGCCGTGGCTCGCCAGCACGCTTGCAGCCGAGGGAGCAGCTCACGTCCGGCATCCGTGAGTCGAACCAGGCGTTCGCGCCTGTCGCCCGGCTCCGACTGCGCGGAGACCAGGCCTTCCTTGACCATGAGCGCGACCGTCTGCGTCACGGCGGGCTGGGTGATTCCCGCGGCTGCGGCGATCTGACCGATCGTCGATGGCTCGCGCTCCATCAATGCGCGCATGACCGGCGTGTAGCGCGGTCGGTAGGAGAGCCCCTCCTGCGCATAGGCTTCGCTGACTGCACCATCGAGGAGTTCGATCAAATGCCGCAATTGCGTTCCGAGGCCCGCCTTCATGCGGGCATCATATAAGTGCTTATATAACGAGTAAAGGACTTCCCTCCCCTCTGAAGGGCCACCTGGGGCGTCACCCCTCTGCTTCACCCTCTACGGTGGGGTACGCCGACAAGCTTCTAGTGGCCGCCCCCTGCTGCGTCGATGATGCGTTTGACCTCATCATCGAGCAGCGCACCCCCGTCGAGTCCCATGTCCTTGAAGACAGAGGAGAGCTCGAGGCTGACGATGCCATGCAGGCGCGTCCAGAAGAGGACGCCCAGGCGCAGGATGTGCGGCGGGAAGCTCACGTTGCCGGCGCGACGCCGGGACCAGGCCGTGAGCTGGCGGTCGAGCGCGTCGGGAGGCCTGGTGACCGGCCGGTCGCCAGCGATGTCGGCGAGGAGTCGCAGGAGGAGGAGCATGCCTTCGTGGATCTCCGCGATGGCCTCGGCCGGGTCCTTGAACTCTTCTGCACGCCCGCCAAACAGCAGCGCGTACCGGCGTGGATGCTTCAGCGCCCAGCCACGGTAGGCGGAGGCGTACGCGGCCAGGTGCGCGGAGGGTGCGCGCCCTGTCGACGCCTCGGCCGCTTCCCGGACCGCCGTCACCAGTTGGGCGTAGATGTCGGTATGAAGCGCGCCGAGCAGCTCGTCCCGTGAGGCGAAGTACCGGTAGAGGGCGGGGCCGGACATTCCCAGCTCCTTCGCGATCGCGTTGAGAGAGAGCGTCGCGAGGCCTCCTTCGTCGACCTGTCGCAGGGCGATGCCGCGGATCTCACGGACCGTCTCCGCATGGATGCGCTCGCGCCGGGAGAGAGGGGGGTGGGACATGGACCTGAGAATAATAGGGTCACGCGCTTGCGTCATGCGGTTAGTTTAGTTACAACATCTAACCAATATGACAGCCACTAACGAAAGAGCGCGTGCGACCGGTGCCTCCGTCGGCGACTTCCGGCCGCTCGTCCCACTGGCCCTGGCCCAGTTCGTCGTGGTGCTGAGCACCTCCATCGTCAACATCGCGCTGCCGTCGATTCGCGTCGGCCTGGGGCTCGCGCCAGCCGGATTGACCTGGGTGGTCAACGCCTACGTCCTGGCCTTTGGCGGCTTCCTCCTCGCCGGCGGGAGGGCGGCCGACATCCTCGGGCGCCACCATGTCTTCACGGTGTCCCTGGCCGCCTTCGGTATCGCCTCGCTCGCCGCCGCCGTCGCGCCTGGGGCCGGCTCCCTCATCGCCGCCCGAGGCCTGCAGGGCGTCGCCGCCGCCGTCTTGTCTCCCACGGCGCTGTCCATCGCGCTCACCCTCTATCCGGGTGGCGAGGCCCGGAGAGTGGCTCTCGGTGTCTGGGGAGGGGTGTCCGGTGCGGGCGGTGCCGCGGGGGTCATCGCGGGAGGGCTGCTCACCGCGACATTCGGGTGGCGCTCGGTGTTCGTCGTCGCCGTCCCGTTCGTGGTCGTGGCCCTGGCCATGTCCCGTTCCCGGGTCGTCTCATCCCCCAGGCCTTCCGAGCGGCCGGCCTTCGACGCTCCCGGTGCCCTCCTGGTCACCGCAGCGCTCGGTCTCCTCACCTATGGTCTCGCTGGTGCCACGCGCGACGGTTGGCTCTCGGCCCGCACGCTGGGGCTCCTCGCGACCGGGGCGCTCCTGCTCGTCGCCTTCGTCCAGGTCGAGCGGCGCAGTGCGGCGCCTCTGGTGCATCTGGGCATCTTCGCCAACCCGAGCGTGCGCTTCGCCAACGCCGCCATGACACTCGTGGGGGGCGCCTGGGTCGGGCTGTTCTTCTTCCTTCCCCTCTACCAGCAGCAAGTCCTCGGCTATGGCCCGCTCCGAACCGGGCTGACACAACTGCCGCTCGCCGTGACGCTCACGGCCGCCTCGGCCCATGTCCGCCGCATCACCGGGTGGATGGGGGCCCGGAAGACGCTCGTCGCCAGCCTCGTGCTCCTCACCGTCGGGCTTGCCTGGTTCGGCCGGGTCCCGGTCGAAGGAACCTTCGTCGCACACCTCCTCGGCCCCTCGCTCCTGGTTGGCACCGGCCTCGGCATCGCCTTCGTCGAACTGACCCGCCTCGCCACTCACGGCGTCACACTGGCTGAGTCCGGGTTGGCCAGCGGGCTCGTGAGCACCACACGCCAGTGCGGCGGCGCTGTCGGCCTGGCCTTGCTCATGTCACTTGCCGCCAGCCGCATCGGGAGCACCGCGGAGCCCGGAGTGGCCGCCCTCACCGAGGGCTACCGCGCCGCGTTCCTCGCCGCCTCGCTGCTCACGGGTCTCGCCGCGCTCCTGGCGCTGCGCGCACCCACCCCGCCGGCGGCGCTTGCTTCACCTGTAACCCACAACCCCTGACCCACGAGGACACACGCACATGACCACCCCCGCTCCATTCCTGACCGGTCCGTTCACGCCAGTCCCCGACGAAATCACCGCCACCCACCTGCGAGTGCGAGGCACCCTGCCGGCCGAGCTCCATGGGCAACTGGTGCGCAACGGCCACAACCCCATGCCGGGCGTCGTGCCGATTCATTGGTTCAAGGGCAGTGGCATGCTCCATGGGATTCGGCTCCATGAAGGGCGAGCCGAATCCTACCGCAACCGGTGGGTCCGAACGCCCGCCCTCCAGGGCGCGCCCTACATGACCGAACACGGCCCTGACTATACCGCCCACTCCGCTGGCACCCATGCGATCAGCCACGCGGGCCGGATTCTCGCCCTCAACGAGGCGGGCCTTCCCTTCCAGGTTACGCCCGAGCTCGACACCGTGGGAGTGTTCGACTTCGCGGGAAGGCTCACCACTGCGATGACGGCCCACCCGAAGATCGACCCGCGCACCGGAGAGCTGCATTTCTTCGGCTATGGACCCTTCCCTCCGTACCTCACCTACTACGTCGCCTCGCCCCAGGGAGACATCATCCGGGCCGAGGTGGTGCCCGGCGCCGGCCCATCGCTGATGCATGACTTCGCCATCACCCGGCGCCACATCGTCTGGTTCGACATGCCCGTGGTGTTCGACATGAACGACACGTCGGGCATGCCCTACGCATGGAACGACGACTACCCGGCACGAATCGGAATCATGTCCCGCGAGAGCGGAACCGTCCGTTGGTTCGAGGTCGACCCCCTCTACGTCCTTCACGTCACCAACGCCTACGACGACGCGGAGGGCAGGGTCGTCCTCGACGCCCCCGCGTTCGACCGCGCCGGCTGGGTGCGGTCAACGGCCTGGTGGGCGGGTCGTGCCGACCGGGGTCCAAGCCTCCTGAGTGGGGCGAGCCACCGGCGATGGATCCTCGACCCCCAGAAGGGAGTCATCGGCTCGCGGACCGTGGATGACCTCATCGTCGAGTTCCCCACGGTCAGTCCCGCCGTGGTCGGGCAGCCCTTCCGGTACGGGTACGCCCTCGCGCTTCCCGATGGCGAGCGGGGCCCCTGGGCCCTGGCGAAGCACGACCTGACCACGGGCACCCGTCAGCTCCGCTCCTTCGGCCCCGGACAACTGCCGAGCGAAGGGGTATTCGTGCCCGCGGCTGGAGCTACCAGCGAGGACGCCGGCTACATCCTCACCGTGGTGAGCAACGCCGACCAGTCGCCGGCGGAGCTGCTCGTGCTCGACGCCACCCACATCGCTGGCGAGCCCGTGGCGGTGGTGGAGCTCCCCCGCCACGTCCCCGGTGGTGTGCACGGCTCGTGGATTCCGGCGGAGGCATGACCATGGCACTCGCTCCCAGCTCATTCGAGACGTCCATGGACATCGACCGGAATGCCCCCGTCATCGTCGCCGAGGAGATCCGGATCCTGGCTCCACCCGCCCGTGTCTGGGACCTGCTGACGGAGATCGACCGGTGGCCGGACTGGAACCCCGACATCAGCACCGCCGTCCTCGGCGGTGCGGTAGCGGTTGGCTCGACGTTCCGGTGGACGACCGCTGGACTCGCCATCGTCTCCACCATCGGCGAGGTTGTACCCGGCAAGCGGCTCGCCTGGTCGGGCGACACCCATGGAATCTTTGGCATCCACGTATGGACTCTCGATCCCGGTGACTCGACTGGCCGGACCACCCTGGTCCGCACCGTCGAGTCCTGGAGCGGTGAAGTCGTCCGGCAGGATCCCGAGGCCCTGCGAGGCCAGCTCGAGGCCGCCATCACGGCATGGCTCGGCCATCTCCGCTCCGAGGCCGAGACCCTCACACCGAGCACGACCCACCTTTAGGGCTCCCCGTGAGGTGTGGAGGCAGGCGGAGTGTACCCGGCGCAAGAGTCGACCCAGGCCGCGTGGTGCGGTAAAGCCGCGAGCCGCGATGCGGCCTGGCTCATGGACGGCCTCCGCCGGCTTGTCGGCCGGAACGCTGAAGCCGGTGTCCTTCATGCCCAGCGGCTCGAAGAGGCGCTCCCGGAAGAGATGGGATGGTCGCCCGGCGTGAAGATGGCTCCCATGCCCATGCGCAGCGTCAGCAGCTCGCCGACGAGGAGCGGTCGGTGGGCGGGGACGGGGTCATCCACCGGCTCGGCAGACCAGGAGCGCTACGCGCGCCTGGCCGCCGAATAGATGGCGAACACACCGCCCTGCGGATCCATGCACTGGGCGATGCGGTCTCCGCCGGGGACGTCCATCGGGCCGTTGAGCACCTTTCCGCCCTTTTCCGGGATGCGCCTGGCGGTCTCGTCGGCGTTCTTCACGTTGATGTAGTGCAGCCAGTGAGCAGGGGCCTTCATCATGTTGGCGGCATTCGACATCCCGCCCATCGACTGCTTGGGGTCGGTGCCGAACATGAAGTACTCGCCGAACTCGGGGCCCATGTTCATGGACGAGGTGGCCTTCCAGCCGAAGAGCGCGGAGTAGAATTTCCAGGCGCTCTGCCAATCCGTGGTGTTGAGCTCGGCCCAGCTGAAGTTGCCGAGCAGCTCGCGAGGAGCGAGCTCGCCTTCGCGGGGCAGCGGTTTGAAGACGGCGAACACGGCACCCTGCGGATCCTCGAGGACGGCGAAGCGGCCGACGGTGGGGATGTCGGAGGGAGGCGACATCACCTTGCCGCCCATCTTCCGCGCCTCCTGAGCGGTGGCATCGACGTTGTCGGCGTGGATGTAGCCCATCCAGTGCTGCGGAACGCCAGCGCGCTTCATCTCGTCAGGCAGCGCCATGATGCCCCCGACGCCTTTGTCGCCGGCTTTCAGGAGCTCGTAGTCACCGCCCGGAAACTTCTCGGTCTTCCAGCCGATGATGTCCGAATAGAAAGCCTTCGCACCGGCGAGGTCGGAGCACATCAGGTCGTACCAGATGAATCGGCTCATCGCGTTCCTCCAAAGGGGTGGAAAGCGCCTCTCTATTACACGACAGGTCGCCGCAGGTGCGGCGAATGGAGCCGGTAGTCCGCGACAGAACGGACGGGCACGCTGAACGACTCGCGGCCATGTCATTCCCCGTGAACGGACTCGCTCTTCGTGGGGGTCCACGTGTCCTGCAACCCGGTCATCTTCGTGCGTCGCTCGGGCGACGTCGACCTGTTGACGACGCATTGATCGCGGAGATCACCGACGAAATCGAGCGGGGCGAAAACCTTGTTCGTACTGGATTGATAGACGGGGAAGAAGTACGAGGCCGTCGAGAAATAATTGCCTTCGATGAGCGAAACCACGTCATCGCTCGCGCCAATTCCCATGTAAAATTTGCCATCGTGGTAGTTGTTGACGAAGTGCACCGTTCCTGATGGTTTGATTCTCCGCGACCAGGAGCATCACCCAGTGGTGCTTGCCGTTGCAGTAGTGGCCACGGTCCGTCGTTCCGTCCTCGATTCCTCCAGCGCGGGTGTCTTCATCGTGGACGAGTTCCGGTAACACGGCCAGCCGCACCGTCGATACCAGCCGGAGAGGGAACGATTCCGCGCCAGTTCGCAGCCCTTCCGGCTTCGTTGACGCTGTGAACCCGCTGCCCGAGTTGCTTCGCTCATGGCGGGCTTGAAGGGCGCGTGCGTAGTGGATTGAGCGGGTCGTCCTGACGCCTGCCGCGAGAGCGCAGGGCAGCGGGGCGGCCAGCAGTTCCCCCCGCGAGCCGTGCCGGCCTCAAGGGGCTGCGCGCCCGCCGCTCTCCGGGAAGCGTTTGTAGGCTCGCAGGAGCGCGTCCAGGTGCGTGGGGTTGTCCACGTCGAGCGGCGCCTCCGTGAGCCGGAGGTGCGCGCCCCACATTCTACGGGTTGCGGCCCTGCGCTCCCCGGAGGAGTTCGAACGCTGCGTCCCATATTGGGGAATCGGATGCACCGCGCGGCGGCAGGCGGTCGCGGGCGGGCCGGTCGTCCTCGTCCGGGGCCTCTGGATCGGCGCCCGCGTCGAGAAGCAGCCTCATCATCGGGATGTCCAGCCGCGATGCCGCAAGCCCGAGCGCAGTGTATCCGGCCTGCCCGCCCCATTCGTTGATCGTCCTGGCGGCCCCCGCGCCCAGGAGGAGCGAGGCGATGCCCAGATCGCCCACGCCCGCGCACGCCCGCAGCGGCGTGTCCCCTTCGCTGCTGCGCACGTTGGGATCAGCCCCCGCCTTCAGGAGCGCTTCGACTGCCGCCTGCTGGCCTTCGAAGACCGCCACCAACAAGGGGGTCACGTCCCGCCCGACGTTCCATGCGTTGACGTCCGCGCCGTGCTCAAGGAGCGCCATGATCACGTCGAGCCCGCCTCTCTCTGCGAGTTCGTTGATGGCCACATGCAGCGGACGCAAACCCGGCCACTGCGCCTGCGGCTCGTTCGGATCGGCACCACCGGCCAGCAGCGCCTTGACCCGGGACGCATCGTGCTGTTCGATCGCTGCGAAGAGTTCTTTCGACATAGCTCATAGCTCCGCCATCGGATGACCAGGGGCGCAATTCTGGTCTTCAAGCTTCCTGGTATTCGCGAAGCCCTTCTCTACTTCGGTGATTGCGTTCTCATGGCTCGGGTCGGGCTTGCCTCCAAAGCATTCTTTCTGAATCTGCCACCGCTTCTCCAGGAGCTTTTTCTGAGCTTCAAGACGCTGCCGGATCCTAGAGCACGGCACCTTGGCCATCTTCTTATCGTTCCATGATCCGGGCGACTTCGGATCGAGGGGTGGGACTGACCGGTTGAGCAGATCCTTCTCCTCCTGAAGCTCGTCGAGCCGGCTGTTCTTGCAGGTCTGATCCGCGTGGCGGGGGACCCGGTCGTACTCCTCCACGCTGGTGTAGTTCCTACCCGTCGCCGGATTGGTCTTTTTCCGCCAATGGGTGGGAGCCGTGACCGCCGCAACCGGGTCCGAATCAACGTCCGGCACGACCTCCTCTGCTTCCTGACGCTCAAATTCCTCCATGAGCCGCTGCGACTCCTCCGCTACGTCCAGTAGCCGCGCCTCGTACTCCCGTTGAGCATGGACTCCCTTGGCCAGACGCTGAGCGCCTTCAATTCCTTGCGCCTGGGACTCACCAGCGCCGCACCGGCGGGTGTCCAGGGCGTCTTTCCGGTGTTTGTCAATTCCTGTTCCACGGCCAGCCGCACCACGCCGGTTTTCCTGCCCTCGCGGTAGGTGTCGGAGCGGTAGCTGTTCGCGTACGCGCTGGTGACAGTGTTGCCGGGACGTGAGGTGACGTCGAAGCCGAGGTCTCTGTAGGCAACGCCTCCTTCGCCCATGCGCCCCTGGGCGATGAGGCCCGTGAGCCCCACCTGCCCGCCGCACTCGGCCTGGAGGTGTGCCTTGTCCTCGCGGCACTGTTGAGCTTCCGCCCGCGCCTGCTGCTCGCCCTGCCGGTAGGAGGCCAGCGTGCGCTGGTGCCGTGTCACCTCCACCTGCCGCTCGGCTTCGGAGGGGTGCACCACCAGCTGGAAGGTGACGCTTGCCGGGGCCGCACCGTCCTGGAAGTGGACTGTCACCGGTACGCGCTCCCCATCGTGAAGCATCTCGGTGGGGACGAGCGCGAGGCCGACGTCCCCCTCTATCACCCGGAACCGCTCCCGCGAGGCCAACTCCACACGCGCCAGCTTCGAGTCGAAGAACAGGTTGGTGGACAGCTCCGGGTGGATGCACACCTCCGGGGGTTTGTCTGGAGCATCCGCTTTCAGCTCGATGCGGCGTGTGCCCGTCTCGCAAATGGGGAGTGGGGTCCGCTCGGCGGCTCCAGCGGGCGCGGTGAGCAGGACGAACCCCAGGGGGCAGCGCAGGACAGGGCGAACACGGGGCGGGAACCTCCAGGGACGTGGATGAGACCGGAGAAGTGGGCCTCTACCACACCTCCCGCCCGGTAGTGCATGGCGGCTCGCTATCGACAGGTACTCCGTCGGCCTGGTCGAAGTGGTCCACGACCTCCACCTCCGCGACGGGACCGACCAGCATGTTCTCCGGCGTGCTGCCGGGCTGGATGAGCGTGCCGGGCACGTTGCGGTAGTTCAGTCGCAGGCAGACCTTGTACGTCTCCCCGGTGGGTGTGCGGGCCTCGGTGAAGCGGCCGTACACGCGCTTCTCCCCGAAGTAGAGCCGCCCGTAGAGGAGGGTCTTGTGCGGCAGCTTGTCCCCCCAAAGACCCGCCACTCGGAAGGGGGTGTCCTCGTGCACGGGAACAGGCCGGCCCCGTACATCGGACCAGTCGCCGCTGGTGACTTCTCCGATGTCGAGGCCGAGCGTGCGGGTCATGGTCTCCACTGCGCCGGCAGGGCACTCCTGGGGTGGAGGCATCGGGCGCACCGGCGGCACCTGCTGCTGCGCACTGAGGCAGGCCTGCAGGGCAACTCCGGTCAAACCCAGACACACGTTGCGCGCCACGGCCCCCTCGCTCCTGGACTGCGTTTCACGCTGAGGGTCCTTCGTCCTCTGCTTCTGCTGCTTCTTCACGGGAGCTGTGTCCTTTCCGGACGCCGCGGGCGGGGCGGCGGCCGCAGGGGGATACTCCACCGGCGGCGGAGTCGCGGCCCGTGAAGATTCCGGCGGTGATTCCGAGGCCGCCACTTCCTGGCCAACACTGGCCTCCCGCATTGGAGACTCAGCGGGCAACGTGACGGGTGAGGAGACGGTGGCCATCTCGCGCCTGGCCCTCCACTGTCCAGCGAGCCATGCGCCGCCCAGCACCAGCCCCAGTCCCAACCCCACGCCCGCCCAGGCCGCCGCACGCCGCACGCGTGCCCACCGGTTGCCTTTGCCGGCCGCACGAGCCCTGCCGAGCAGTGGCACCTTCCAGGACTCGTCCGCCCGGGCCCTCAGTTTCTCCAATGCCGCGCACAGCGCCACCGCGCCCGGATGGCGTGCTTCGGGCGTCTTCTCCAGCAAACGCAGGCACACTTCTTCCACCGCTCGGGGCACGCGCGGGTTGACGAGGTGCGGCGGCAGCGGCGCCTCGTGCAGCACGGCCTCCACGTCCACGCCTCCACGCTCGCCCAGCAGGAAGGGGTCTCTGCCTGTCAGCAGCCGGTAGAAGACGACACCCAACGCGTACAGGTCATCGCCCACCCCGGCCCGGTAGTGCGCGCCCGGCACGTCCTTGTTCTCCCGGCCGAAGCGCCACGCCTCGGGGCTGCGGTAGCGGGGCCGGGCGGCAGTGGCGGCATGTCGAGCGCACTCATGATGCCCTCACGTCAGAGGTACCTGGAACAGGAGAATGGCGATGTGAGGTCATGGGACTACCTCCCAGGACCTCAACTTAGCAGGTTCCGTACCCCAGCCGCCTCCCTTGATGAGACGCTCGTCGAAAGCGCCACATGCGGAGTCTTCACGGGCCGCAGCCAGGCGTCTGGTCGGCGCCCGCGCCAATGCGTCGGGTCATCCAGCTCTGGGCGACCGCGAACCACTGCTGGGCGTCGAGGATGGTGTTGAGGTCGTGTCCCGCGCCGGGCAACACGAAGGCCTCCACACAGGGCACCTGGGCTCCGAGCCGGGGCTTCTCGGCGGCGATCAGGGCCTCCGCGCTGGAGCAGACCGTTCCGGAGAGCGTGGGGCCGCAGAAGATCCGATCCTCGGCGCCATTGACGAGCAATACGGGGACGCGAATGTCCAGCGGCCGGGCGAGGATGACGGCGAAGGGGGAGAACTCGGTGTCCGTCACCGTCCCCTTGGTCCGCTCGTCCAGGGCGACCACCGCGGGATCGGCCTGTCCCGGAGCATAGAAGGCGCCGTAGCGCGTGCCGGGCTGCGTGGTCATGTACGTCAGGTCATAGCCCTGGCCGAAGAAGGCCGGGTCCAGCGCGGCGGGATACAGCGGCACGAGGACCCGCAGCGGGGATGTGAGCTGGATGGTATGGCTGACGCCACTGAGGATGACGCCGTCCACGTCCCGGTAGTCGCTCGCCTCGTACCAGGAGGTGAAGGAGCCGTACGAGTGTCCGACGAGGACCACCTTCTGGAAGCCGACCGCTCCCGAGGGCCCCGCCACCTGGCCCGCGCGCAGCGCCTGGACCACCTGGTGGACGACGTACGCGTTGGAGTCGATGGAGACGGTGGCCCCGGGCGGATGGGAGCTCTTCCCGCTGCCGATCCGATCCATCGCCAGCGTGGCGAAGCCCGCGTCCAGCGCCGCGCTCACATAGGAGTAGCGTTGGGTGTGGCCGGTGGGGTCCGGGAAGTCCCAGTGCAGATGGGAGTAGGTGATGCCGTGTATCAGGAGCTGCACCGTGGCGGGTGTCTGTCCCGGGGGCAGACACAGCCGCGCGAACACCTCCTGGTCGGCGGGCAGGCCGGGCGCGAGCGCCACGGGAATGTGGTTGTCCTGACAGGCCCCTTGTGTCCCGAGCGCGTGGGAGTCGGGCGCGGCTCCGAGGAGTGCGCCCAGCACCGTCAGGGACAGTGCCGCGTGGGAGAGCTTCCGCCCATTCGATGTCTTCATGTGTGGACCTTGTTAGAGGTGCTCGTAGACGCGGACGTGGTCCACGTACACGCGATGCGGGAACAGGTTCATGTCCACGCCCTGGGTACCTCCCCACGAGCCGCCAATCGCCAGATTCAGCAGGAGGTAGTGGGGCTTGTCGAAGGGCCACTTGTCACTCGTCCCCTCACTGGAGCTCGCCGTTGCGCACGTAGCCGACCTCGTAGCCCCAGCGGGTCGGGTCCGGGAGGCCCGAGCCGTCGAACTCGTCCTGCCAGACCAGCCGCCAGTTGAAGGGCGGGGGCGTGCCCGTCTTCACCTCCACCAGCGTGGGTGCCTCCTCGTGCCACGCGCCGCTGGTGTCCTGCCAGCTGCTGAAGAGCGTCCAGGTGCCATGGGCATCCGTGGTGGTGAAGTCACGGCCGGCCGTCAGCGTGAGCGTCTGGCCGGGCGCCAGCGTCCGCGCCCCCGTGCCGGGTGACAGGTCCACGTTGCCACCACATCCCGCCATCCACACGGCGGCGAGCACATGGATCCACTGAAGCTTCATGGCATGACTCCGCACTTCTAGTAATTCCAAGAATAACACCTCGTTCGAGGAATCCATGGAGTCATGAGCGCGTCCGGGGCGGGGGCGGCTGGCGAATGGCAACTCCCGGACGTTTTCTGGGGGAAGAAGCACTCGATGGGCCAGAGAGAACTCCGACGCAGCGGATGGGCTCGCCACGGGCGTCTCGGACCTCGCAGAAGGCGATCTGTCCGGTGTAGCAGAGCGGCTCTCCTGTTGGCTCGCCGCAGCACCCTTCGCCATCGAAGTAGGGCCCCCTGCTCTCGTGAGAGCCGTTCGCCTGACGACAGGTCCTCGAAGAGGGAAATCCTG
This is a stretch of genomic DNA from Archangium violaceum. It encodes these proteins:
- a CDS encoding alpha/beta hydrolase, yielding MKTSNGRKLSHAALSLTVLGALLGAAPDSHALGTQGACQDNHIPVALAPGLPADQEVFARLCLPPGQTPATVQLLIHGITYSHLHWDFPDPTGHTQRYSYVSAALDAGFATLAMDRIGSGKSSHPPGATVSIDSNAYVVHQVVQALRAGQVAGPSGAVGFQKVVLVGHSYGSFTSWYEASDYRDVDGVILSGVSHTIQLTSPLRVLVPLYPAALDPAFFGQGYDLTYMTTQPGTRYGAFYAPGQADPAVVALDERTKGTVTDTEFSPFAVILARPLDIRVPVLLVNGAEDRIFCGPTLSGTVCSSAEALIAAEKPRLGAQVPCVEAFVLPGAGHDLNTILDAQQWFAVAQSWMTRRIGAGADQTPGCGP
- a CDS encoding DUF2381 family protein gives rise to the protein MSIASRHALPGGRCGRGPLLRSHPRPWRFPPRVRPVLRCPLGFVLLTAPAGAAERTPLPICETGTRRIELKADAPDKPPEVCIHPELSTNLFFDSKLARVELASRERFRVIEGDVGLALVPTEMLHDGERVPVTVHFQDGAAPASVTFQLVVHPSEAERQVEVTRHQRTLASYRQGEQQARAEAQQCREDKAHLQAECGGQVGLTGLIAQGRMGEGGVAYRDLGFDVTSRPGNTVTSAYANSYRSDTYREGRKTGVVRLAVEQELTNTGKTPWTPAGAALVSPRRKELKALSVWPRESMLNGSTRRGYWT